One window of the Trifolium pratense cultivar HEN17-A07 linkage group LG2, ARS_RC_1.1, whole genome shotgun sequence genome contains the following:
- the LOC123906431 gene encoding F-box/LRR-repeat MAX2 homolog A, with translation MVGNNLATSVTQLPEEILSKVFAGITHTRTRNSLSLVCQSFYRLERKTRTSLTLRGNARDLYRIPTSFTHVTNLDVSLLSPWGHALFCSPITADSPLLAQRLRNAFPRVTSLTLYVRHPQTLQLLLFNHWPDLRQLRLVRWHQRPQGLQPGSDFAALFSRCRSLTSLDLSSFYHWPEDLPPVLSANTAATASLRRLNLLTTSFTEGFKSNQIESITSSCPNLEHFLVACNFDPRYIGFVGDETLLAIASNCPKLKLLHMADTSSFTNPRGDEEAGEDARLNRGTLEALFSGLPLLEELVLDVCKNVTESSVSLEMLSSKCPNLKVVKLGQFQGICLAIGSRLDGIALCHGLRSLSVNNCGDLDDMGLIEIGRGCSRLVKFEIQGCKLVTEKGLRTMACLLRRTLIDVKVASCVNLDAAATLRAFEPIQDRIERLHFDCVWKENDNFGHGFCNFDLNALDGLNGSELMDSFGRDECGEDTSNRKRQKCEYGSEADDSFLQSNGNSNGYYGNSWDKLQYLSLWIKVGDLLTQLPSAGLEDCPNLEEICIKVEGDCRGQPKPAVSEFGLSILACYPQLSKMQLDCGDTKGFVYTAPSGQMDLSLWERFFLNGIGSLSLNELHYWPPQDEDVNQRCLSLPAAGLLQECYTLRKLFIHGTTHEHFMNFFLKIPNLRDVQLREDYYPAPENDMSTEMRVGSCSRFEDALNRRQICD, from the coding sequence ATGGTTGGAAACAACCTAGCTACCTCCGTGACCCAACTGCCGGAGGAGATTCTATCCAAAGTCTTCGCCGGAATCACTCACACACGAACTCGAAACTCACTCTCACTTGTATGTCAGAGTTTCTACCGATTAGAGAGGAAAACGCGAACTTCCCTCACGCTCCGAGGAAACGCGCGTGACCTTTACAGAATTCCAACTTCCTTCACACACGTTACCAATCTCGATGTTTCGCTACTCTCACCGTGGGGTCACGCGCTCTTCTGTTCACCCATCACCGCTGATTCACCGCTTCTAGCCCAACGTCTCCGAAATGCTTTCCCGCGCGTCACTTCACTCACTCTCTACGTGCGTCACCCTCAAACACTCCAATTACTCCTCTTCAACCACTGGCCGGACCTCCGTCAACTTCGTCTCGTCCGATGGCACCAGCGTCCTCAGGGGTTACAACCGGGCTCCGATTTCGCCGCCTTATTCTCGCGATGCCGATCCCTCACTTCGCTCGATCTCTCATCGTTTTACCACTGGCCAGAGGATCTCCCACCGGTTCTGTCAGCGAACACCGCCGCCACCGCTTCGCTCCGTCGTTTGAACCTCCTTACGACATCCTTCACCGAAGGATTCAAGTCTAACCAAATTGAATCCATCACCTCATCTTGCCCTAACCTGGAGCACTTTCTCGTCGCTTGCAATTTCGATCCTAGATACATCGGATTCGTAGGTGATGAAACTTTGTTGGCTATTGCTTCCAATTGCCCCAAGCTCAAACTCCTTCACATGGCTGATACCTCCTCCTTTACGAATCCTAGAGGAGATGAGGAGGCTGGAGAGGATGCTAGGTTAAACCGCGGCACCCTTGAAGCGTTGTTCTCTGGGCTTCCACTTTTGGAAGAGTTGGTTCTAGATGTTTGTAAAAATGTCACTGAGAGTAGTGTTTCTTTGGAGATGTTAAGTTCCAAGTGTCCTAATTTGAAGGTTGTGAAGTTGGGTCAGTTTCAAGGGATTTGTTTGGCAATTGGGTCACGGCTTGACGGAATCGCCCTTTGCCATGGGCTTCGATCCTTGTCTGTTAACAACTGTGGTGACCTTGATGACATGGGGTTGATTGAGATTGGCAGAGGATGTTCCCGGTTGGTGAAGTTTGAGATTCAGGGATGCAAGCTTGTTACTGAAAAAGGGTTGAGGACCATGGCTTGCTTGCTTCGAAGGACCTTGATTGATGTCAAGGTTGCTTCCTGTGTCAACCTTGACGCTGCAGCTACTCTCAGAGCTTTCGAGCCTATTCAGGACCGGATTGAGCGACTTCATTTTGATTGCGTGTGGAAGGAAAATGACAACTTTGGACATGGTTTTTGCAACTTTGATCTGAATGCTTTGGATGGACTGAATGGTTCTGAATTAATGGATTCCTTTGGTCGTGACGAATGTGGAGAAGATACTAGCAATAGGAAGAGGCAGAAATGCGAGTATGGATCGGAGGCTGATGATTCATTTTTGCAAAGCAATGGCAACAGCAATGGTTACTATGGCAATAGCTGGGACAAGCTGCAGTATCTTTCTCTTTGGATAAAGGTTGGTGATCTTTTGACTCAATTACCATCAGCGGGGTTGGAAGATTGCCCCAATCTAGAGGAGATCTGTATAAAAGTGGAAGGAGATTGCAGAGGGCAGCCAAAACCGGCAGTGAGCGAATTTGGTCTGAGTATTTTGGCCTGTTATCCTCAGTTGTCAAAGATGCAACTGGATTGTGGTGATACAAAAGGTTTTGTATACACGGCACCTTCAGGACAAATGGATTTGAGCTTGTGGGAGAGGTTCTTCCTCAATGGAATTGGCAGTTTGAGTCTGAATGAACTTCATTATTGGCCACCACAAGATGAGGATGTGAACCAGAGGTGTTTGTCACTTCCAGCTGCTGGCTTGCTACAAGAATGTTATACTCTGAGGAAACTTTTCATTCATGGGACTACTCATGAACATTTCATGAACTTTTTCCTCAAAATACCAAACCTAAGGGATGTTCAGCTGAGAGAGGATTACTATCCAGCACCAGAGAATGACATGAGCACAGAGATGAGGGTGGGATCATGTAGCCGCTTTGAAGACGCGTTGAATAGGCGTCAAATCTGTGACTGA